The stretch of DNA AAAACTCTCTTATAGCATTAGTTAAGGCTAAATCAAGGGTTAATAGACTGTTATCAGGCAAGAATTTTGAAAGGGTAAGTTCTGGTTTTTTTGATTTATTAACCATATTTGGTAGTGAATGAACAGAAAAAGCGATTTCAGTAAAATCGCTATTTGGATTTATAACAGCACAGAATTCATCATAATCCCTACCTAATGTAAGGGTAACAGCTTTGAACCAGTTAGGTTCGTAAGAGTCCTCGGATACTTTTTTCTTTAGTTCATCTGAAATAGATAAAAGAATAGCAATTTCATTTGTCCCTAAAATGGGTTTTCCATAAAGCCCATAGTTGTAGGACGGAAGGATATTTTCTCTTAGTATGGTTTGTGTAAGAAGGGATAAATCATTTGAACATACTATGTGATTTCTATATAACATAAATCCAAATTTGTTTTTATTATCCCAATAAGCTGAATAGGGTGCGGATATGAACCAATACCACGAAGTTTTTAATGATGTTTTTTTAGCATCGGGGAAAACTTTTGCGAAAGCATCTAAGTTATTGGTTGGCAAAACTATTTGCCACTTATCATTAGGGGTATAGAAAAATGCACAAGGGTTGTCGATATTGATACCGATGGACTTTAAAGAAGTTTCAAAGGATTGGTCTTCTTTCCCTTTTAATAACATTGAAATAATAGGTTGATTTATTATATTGTTTAATACTTTATTTTCAGCAAATGAGTTTATTTTAGAAAGGATATGTATTATTTGTGTAACGGAAGGGGAAATGAGGGCAAATGTATCAGCTTGGGGTTGAAATGTTAAAAGTGAACGTGATATTAGTTGGTCGGGATTACCATAAATTTGAGTTTCTTTTAATGGTTCTTTGGGTGCTGGTTTACTGCATGAAAAGAGGATAGGTGTTATTAGACATACAAATAAAAAAAAGACCCAAATTTTGTTATTTTTTTTCATTCTATTTCTCCTTTTTGGATTTTACTATAATAGTTTTGTGTATTATCTTAATTCCCGCTTGTTATGATTATAAAATATAAATTATGATTTTAATGTTATTTTAATTGATTTTATAGGGTGTTTAAAAATAGATAGGATTGTTTGTATTATGCCTATTAGTAATTCATCATTACAAAAAAATTTAACGGTTGTAGTTATAGGGGCTTCAGGTGACCTTTCGTTACGTAAGATATTCCCCGCTTTTTATGCATTGTTTGCTAAAAAATTATTGCCTCAGAAATTTAGAATTATTGGCTTTGCAAGAACGGATATGAATAACGAGTCATTTCGAGAGAAGATAAGGGCTTTTTTATTGAGTCAGGCTCACAATACCCAAGATTTAGATGAATTTTTAACGAGATGTTTTTACTGTAGAGGTAATTATGATGAGTATCAGGATTATGAAAAGATAGGAAAGTTAATAAAGGAGTTGGAAGAAGGGAAGTTATCGAATAAGATTTATTATCTTGCTATACCTCCATTCTTATTTCTAACAGTATCGAATGCCCTTGCCCACTCTAATCTTATCCATAGTCAAGGGGAAGATGTATGGACACGGGTTGTGGTAGAAAAACCATTTGGAAGGGATAGAGAGAGTTCTGATGAGTTAACCGCAGGATTGCAGAAAGTTTTTAGAGAAGAACAAGTATATCGTATTGACCATTATCTTGCGAAAGAGGTGATTCAAAATCTAATGGTTTTGCGATTTGCTAATTTAATACTGGAACCGCTATGGAATCGGCAGTATATACAAAATGTCCGTATATCATGGATGGAGGATATTGGTATTGAAGGTCGAGGTGGATATTTTGATGAATATGGAATAATTAGGGATGTAATGCAAAATCATTTGTTGCAGATGGTCGCATTAGTTGCAATGGAACAGCCTATAAAATTAGAAGCGGATTATATTCGTGATGAAAAAGTAAAGGTGTTAAGATGTATTTCTCCTATTACATTATCGCAATTGGTTATAGGGCAGTATGGTCCTGGTATTTTGCAGTGTAAGAAATGTGAGGTTAAACATGGATATCGCGAAGAAGAAGGGGTTCCAAAAGATTCAATTACCCCTACCTATGCAGCAGTATCTTTATTTGTTAAAAATCGGAGATGGGATGGAGTTCCCTTTTTACTGAGAGCAGGAAAAGGATTATCAAAAAGGATGACGGAAATAAAAATTCAGTATAGGGAAGTTCCAGGAAATATTTTTACAGAGACAGCACCACAACTTTTACCTAATGAATTAATTATTCGAGTTCAGCCAGATGCTATGATTGCTTTAAGGATTGTTAATAAAATTCCTGGATTGTCACTTGTGCTTGGAGAATCTAATCTTGATTTGTCCTATGAATCTGCATTTGTAACACCTGTTCCGGATGCATACGAACTACTGTTATTAGATATAATTCGTGGAGATAAAAGTTTATTTATCCGTTCCGATGAGTTAGAAGCAGCATGGGATATTTTTAGTCCTGTTTTACATGAGATGGAGAAGAAACGAATTCAGCCTGTAATATATCCATTTGGTTCAGATGGACCATATACGGCTGATTTATTAGCAAGTAAATATGGTACCGCATGGTAAAAATAAAGTATAAGGAGTATGGTTATGAAGAATAAAGGAACGAATACGTGTGTGT from Candidatus Hydrogenedens sp. encodes:
- the zwf gene encoding glucose-6-phosphate dehydrogenase produces the protein MPISNSSLQKNLTVVVIGASGDLSLRKIFPAFYALFAKKLLPQKFRIIGFARTDMNNESFREKIRAFLLSQAHNTQDLDEFLTRCFYCRGNYDEYQDYEKIGKLIKELEEGKLSNKIYYLAIPPFLFLTVSNALAHSNLIHSQGEDVWTRVVVEKPFGRDRESSDELTAGLQKVFREEQVYRIDHYLAKEVIQNLMVLRFANLILEPLWNRQYIQNVRISWMEDIGIEGRGGYFDEYGIIRDVMQNHLLQMVALVAMEQPIKLEADYIRDEKVKVLRCISPITLSQLVIGQYGPGILQCKKCEVKHGYREEEGVPKDSITPTYAAVSLFVKNRRWDGVPFLLRAGKGLSKRMTEIKIQYREVPGNIFTETAPQLLPNELIIRVQPDAMIALRIVNKIPGLSLVLGESNLDLSYESAFVTPVPDAYELLLLDIIRGDKSLFIRSDELEAAWDIFSPVLHEMEKKRIQPVIYPFGSDGPYTADLLASKYGTAW